Proteins from a single region of Chromobacterium sp. ATCC 53434:
- a CDS encoding alpha/beta fold hydrolase, protein MVRIATPISEIKERYEVVVIGSGYGGGIAASRMARAGRTVCLLERGREIVPGEYPNTLVEATEEFQVHHPDGHLGSRTGLYDLHVNAQQNVIVGCGLGGTSLINANVSLQPEPQVFDDPRWPESMRAHADTLLRDGYARAREMLKPAPYPDHAPPLPKMRANQKSSERLAAQHTFYRPPINVNFDALPDDRNHVGVEQLPCNYCGDCVSGCNNKAKNTTLMNYLPDACNHGAEVFCQAAVRHLERDGDGWIVHFQYVGTGREKFDAPTLFVRADIVIVSAGTLGSTEILLRSRKAGLSLSGQLGRHMSGNGDILGFGYNNDDKINGIGFGSHAASEVGPVGPCITSIIDMRDESDWRRRMVIEEGSIPGAIGGAMVPAIAAAAAEIGQATETGALARIRHAAREVESALLGPYRGAVNRLQTYLIMSHDNGGGVMALDDSDQLRLDWPGVGEQPNFKIGNDRLYQATRALGGDYVPNPIWTELFKHSLITVHPLGGCVMGESAEQGVVNHKGQVFSGQSGDAVYPGLYVTDGSVIPTSLAVNPLLTISAVSERAMALLAADRGWTIDYALPSVSRRTQQPLRPGIEFTETMKGFFSTGYHRAGGVDLAAYEAVAETGRKAGSTMAFTVTVRSDDLDRLISDPSHPATIVGTLEAPALSPRPLTVSHGVFNLFEEYPQQVGERHMNYKMRLTAEDGTEYFFSAFKSVPSDHGPLRVWADTSTLYVTVYRGVDAGGEVVGGGVLHIEPADFARQMTTMKVLNVSGEAERLKQLARFGEYFAGVLWESYGGVLARDVYFNPDAPPRKKRPLAVGAPTVEFFRTEDGVDLRLTRYQGGDKGPVMLVHGLGVGSNIFSTDTIPTNLLEFLYKHGYDVWLLDFRVSILLPASQQQCDGDQVARYDYPAAINRIRQLTGARDVQCVVHCYGATTFFMSLLAGLEGVRSVVCSQIATDIVVPTATALKTGLHLPTVLDRLGVKSLSAYTASNSDWFEKLYDIGLKGYALAEAQGYCNNPVCHRITFMYASLYRHDTLNETLHDNLHELFGVANMRTMEHLARMCREGRLVAFDGADIYMPHFDRLQLPMLFISGGQNECYLPESTQRTYDRLVKLFGPQRYDRVVVPGYGHIDCIFGSRAAADVYPAIVAHLDKTASA, encoded by the coding sequence ATGGTCCGGATCGCAACCCCAATCAGTGAAATCAAGGAGCGTTACGAGGTCGTGGTGATCGGTTCCGGCTATGGCGGCGGCATCGCGGCGTCGCGGATGGCGCGGGCCGGGCGCACGGTCTGTCTGCTGGAGCGGGGGCGCGAGATCGTCCCCGGCGAATATCCGAACACCCTGGTCGAGGCGACCGAGGAATTCCAGGTCCACCACCCGGACGGCCATCTCGGCTCCCGCACCGGGCTGTACGATCTGCACGTCAACGCGCAGCAGAACGTCATCGTCGGCTGCGGGCTGGGCGGCACCTCGCTGATCAACGCCAATGTATCGCTGCAGCCGGAACCGCAGGTCTTCGACGACCCGCGCTGGCCGGAAAGCATGCGCGCCCACGCCGACACGCTGCTGCGCGACGGCTATGCCCGGGCGCGGGAAATGCTGAAGCCGGCCCCGTATCCCGACCACGCGCCGCCGCTGCCCAAGATGCGGGCCAATCAGAAGTCGTCGGAACGCCTGGCCGCGCAGCACACCTTCTACCGGCCGCCCATCAACGTCAATTTTGACGCGCTGCCGGACGACCGCAACCACGTCGGCGTCGAACAACTGCCGTGCAACTACTGCGGCGACTGCGTTTCCGGCTGCAACAACAAGGCCAAGAACACCACGCTGATGAACTATCTGCCCGACGCCTGCAACCACGGCGCCGAGGTCTTCTGCCAGGCGGCGGTGCGCCACTTGGAGCGCGACGGCGACGGCTGGATCGTTCATTTCCAATACGTCGGCACCGGGCGCGAGAAGTTCGACGCGCCGACGCTGTTCGTCAGGGCCGACATCGTCATCGTGTCGGCGGGCACGCTGGGCTCGACCGAAATCCTGCTGCGCTCGCGCAAGGCGGGCCTGTCGCTGTCCGGCCAGCTGGGCCGGCACATGAGCGGCAATGGCGACATCCTCGGCTTCGGCTACAACAACGACGACAAGATCAACGGCATAGGCTTCGGCAGCCACGCGGCCAGCGAGGTCGGTCCGGTCGGTCCCTGTATCACCTCCATCATCGACATGCGCGACGAGTCGGATTGGCGCCGACGCATGGTGATAGAGGAGGGTTCGATTCCGGGCGCCATCGGCGGCGCCATGGTGCCGGCGATCGCGGCGGCGGCGGCTGAGATAGGCCAGGCTACCGAAACCGGCGCGCTGGCGCGGATCCGGCACGCGGCGCGCGAGGTGGAGAGCGCGCTGCTCGGGCCCTACCGCGGCGCGGTGAACCGGCTGCAGACCTATCTGATCATGAGCCACGACAATGGCGGCGGCGTGATGGCGCTGGACGACAGCGACCAGCTGCGGCTCGACTGGCCCGGCGTCGGCGAACAGCCCAACTTCAAGATAGGCAACGACCGCCTGTACCAGGCCACCCGCGCGCTGGGCGGCGATTACGTGCCCAATCCGATCTGGACCGAGCTGTTCAAGCACAGCCTGATCACCGTGCATCCGCTGGGCGGCTGCGTGATGGGCGAGAGCGCCGAGCAGGGCGTCGTCAACCACAAGGGCCAGGTGTTCAGCGGCCAGTCCGGCGACGCCGTCTATCCGGGGCTGTACGTCACCGACGGCTCGGTGATTCCCACCTCGCTGGCCGTCAATCCGTTGCTGACCATCTCGGCGGTCAGCGAGCGGGCGATGGCGCTGTTGGCGGCCGATCGCGGCTGGACGATAGATTACGCGCTGCCGTCGGTTTCCCGCCGCACGCAACAGCCGCTCCGGCCCGGCATCGAGTTTACCGAGACGATGAAGGGCTTCTTCTCCACCGGCTATCACCGGGCGGGCGGCGTCGATCTGGCCGCCTACGAGGCTGTCGCCGAAACGGGCCGCAAAGCCGGCTCGACGATGGCCTTCACCGTGACGGTGAGGTCCGACGATCTGGACCGGCTGATCTCCGACCCCAGCCATCCCGCGACCATCGTCGGCACGCTGGAGGCGCCGGCGCTGTCGCCGCGGCCGCTGACCGTCAGCCACGGGGTGTTCAATCTGTTCGAGGAGTACCCGCAGCAGGTGGGCGAGCGCCACATGAACTACAAGATGCGGCTGACGGCGGAGGACGGAACCGAGTATTTCTTCAGCGCGTTCAAGTCGGTGCCCAGCGATCACGGCCCGCTGCGGGTCTGGGCCGACACCAGCACCTTGTACGTGACGGTATACCGGGGCGTGGATGCCGGCGGCGAGGTGGTCGGCGGCGGCGTGCTGCATATCGAGCCGGCCGACTTCGCGCGGCAGATGACGACGATGAAGGTGCTCAACGTCTCCGGCGAGGCGGAGCGGCTGAAGCAGCTGGCCCGTTTTGGCGAGTATTTCGCCGGTGTGCTGTGGGAGAGTTACGGCGGCGTGTTGGCGCGCGACGTCTACTTCAATCCCGACGCGCCGCCGCGCAAGAAGCGGCCGCTGGCCGTCGGCGCGCCGACGGTGGAGTTCTTCCGCACCGAGGACGGCGTCGATTTGCGGCTGACCCGCTACCAGGGCGGCGACAAGGGGCCGGTGATGCTGGTGCACGGCCTGGGGGTCGGCTCCAACATCTTTTCCACCGACACCATTCCGACCAATCTGCTGGAGTTCCTGTACAAGCACGGCTACGACGTGTGGCTGCTGGACTTCCGCGTCAGCATCCTGCTGCCGGCCAGCCAGCAACAATGCGACGGCGACCAGGTGGCCCGCTACGACTACCCGGCCGCGATAAATCGCATCCGCCAGCTTACCGGCGCGCGCGATGTGCAATGCGTGGTGCACTGTTACGGCGCCACCACCTTCTTCATGTCGCTGCTGGCCGGGCTGGAGGGCGTGCGCTCGGTCGTGTGCTCGCAGATCGCCACCGACATCGTCGTGCCGACCGCCACCGCGCTGAAGACCGGCCTGCACCTGCCTACGGTGCTGGACCGGCTGGGCGTGAAATCGTTGAGCGCCTATACCGCGTCCAATTCGGACTGGTTCGAGAAGCTGTACGACATCGGGTTGAAGGGCTATGCGCTGGCGGAGGCCCAGGGTTATTGCAACAACCCGGTCTGCCACCGCATCACCTTCATGTACGCGTCGCTGTACCGCCACGACACGCTGAACGAGACGCTGCACGACAATCTGCATGAGCTGTTCGGCGTCGCCAATATGCGGACGATGGAGCATCTGGCGCGGATGTGCCGCGAAGGGCGGCTGGTGGCCTTTGACGGCGCCGACATCTACATGCCGCACTTCGACCGCTTGCAGCTGCCGATGTTGTTCATCAGCGGCGGGCAGAACGAGTGCTATCTGCCGGAGAGCACGCAGCGCACCTACGACAGGCTGGTCAAGCTGTTCGGGCCGCAGCGCTACGACCGGGTGGTGGTGCCGGGCTATGGCCACATCGACTGCATCTTCGGCAGCCGGGCCGCCGCCGACGTCTATCCGGCCATCGTCGCCCACCTGGACAAGACCGCCAGCGCCTGA
- a CDS encoding metallophosphoesterase — MDFGDWKNRVETGLGDIRQTLEQKQQILDRLQQVHQQVRAVIDSGSTESGGIPWELARGLSILDKVLDGKPLPTTEDELPTRVMDDGTLLGCRKWELLDPLWGEALVQWIGHLWDYAPWAGQPGRIQIADKVSFCIAGDWGTGDYIAAKVAAAMRRQPADYTIHLGDVYYAGVGSDESNDLAGWPPGVSGQFTLNSNHEMYNGALGYFGELSSKFPMQQGTSYFSLHNGNWLIVGLDSAYHSDKMGLYMDGALGDLQTAWLKQLAAGWGGKIMLLSHHQGYTMDGSATTPLYRDVAAALGRAPDYWYWGHLHNVICYRPQGRLVARCVGHGAIPYGPAKLLDGKPGVEWAETRSADDSRYPERVLNGFVRLELDGAALSETFYDENGYQRWPER, encoded by the coding sequence ATGGATTTCGGCGATTGGAAGAACCGGGTCGAGACCGGCCTGGGCGACATCAGGCAGACGCTTGAGCAGAAGCAACAGATACTGGACCGGCTGCAGCAGGTGCACCAGCAGGTCAGGGCGGTGATCGACTCAGGCAGCACCGAGTCCGGCGGCATTCCGTGGGAGTTGGCGCGAGGACTGTCGATACTGGACAAGGTGCTGGACGGCAAACCGCTGCCGACCACCGAGGACGAACTGCCGACCCGGGTGATGGACGACGGCACGCTGCTGGGTTGTCGAAAATGGGAGCTGCTGGACCCGCTGTGGGGCGAGGCGCTGGTGCAGTGGATAGGCCACCTGTGGGATTACGCGCCGTGGGCCGGCCAGCCGGGGCGGATCCAGATCGCCGACAAGGTCAGCTTCTGCATCGCCGGCGACTGGGGCACCGGCGACTACATCGCGGCCAAGGTCGCCGCGGCGATGCGGCGGCAGCCGGCCGACTACACGATACATCTGGGCGACGTCTACTACGCCGGCGTCGGCTCCGACGAGAGCAACGACCTGGCCGGCTGGCCGCCCGGTGTCAGCGGGCAGTTCACGCTGAATTCCAATCACGAGATGTACAACGGCGCGCTCGGCTATTTCGGCGAGTTGTCGAGCAAATTCCCGATGCAGCAGGGCACCAGCTATTTCAGCCTGCACAATGGCAACTGGCTGATCGTCGGCCTGGACAGCGCCTATCACTCGGACAAGATGGGGCTGTATATGGACGGCGCGCTGGGCGATCTGCAGACCGCCTGGCTGAAGCAGCTGGCCGCCGGCTGGGGCGGCAAGATCATGTTGTTGTCCCACCACCAGGGCTACACCATGGACGGCTCGGCGACGACGCCCTTGTATCGGGATGTGGCGGCGGCGCTGGGCCGGGCGCCGGACTACTGGTACTGGGGCCATCTGCACAACGTCATCTGCTACCGGCCGCAGGGCAGGCTGGTGGCCCGCTGCGTCGGCCACGGCGCGATCCCGTACGGGCCGGCCAAGCTGCTGGACGGCAAACCCGGGGTCGAGTGGGCGGAGACGCGTTCCGCCGACGACAGTCGGTATCCGGAGCGGGTGCTGAACGGCTTCGTCAGGCTGGAGCTGGACGGGGCGGCGCTGAGCGAAACCTTCTACGACGAAAACGGCTACCAGCGCTGGCCAGAGCGCTAG
- a CDS encoding ABC transporter substrate-binding protein: MIRHLLPLLLIAVSAAAGAAMPPLNILTEDDPPLSFIRDGHPAGLVVDVVREIQHRIDNRDPILLVPWARAYRQAQLEPNTALFNTNRIAERERLFKWVGPVTVTQGSFFVRSDSKLTLDSLDGAKRLGQVLVVRDWYLQLMLTAHGFANLKPIAGPSQMVSMLMHGRAEVIASENTTLPTQLKLLGYRPADVRPAFTFIHTYGYIAFSPQTSDEVVQAWQRALDGMKRDGSFAAIYRRWLPGEPIPELRAGPPGSG; encoded by the coding sequence ATGATCCGTCATCTGTTGCCGTTGTTGCTGATCGCCGTCAGCGCCGCCGCCGGCGCGGCGATGCCGCCGTTGAACATCCTGACCGAGGACGACCCGCCGTTGAGTTTCATCCGGGACGGGCATCCGGCCGGACTGGTGGTGGATGTGGTGCGCGAGATCCAGCACCGGATCGACAACCGCGATCCCATCCTGCTGGTGCCGTGGGCGCGGGCCTACCGTCAGGCGCAGCTCGAGCCCAATACCGCGCTGTTCAACACCAATCGGATAGCCGAGCGCGAGCGCCTGTTCAAGTGGGTCGGGCCGGTCACGGTGACGCAGGGCAGTTTTTTCGTCCGCAGCGACAGCAAGCTGACGCTGGATTCGCTGGACGGCGCCAAGCGCCTGGGCCAGGTGCTGGTGGTGCGCGACTGGTATCTGCAATTGATGCTGACAGCGCACGGTTTCGCCAATCTGAAGCCCATCGCCGGGCCCAGCCAGATGGTGTCGATGCTGATGCATGGCCGGGCGGAAGTGATCGCCAGCGAGAACACCACGCTGCCGACGCAGTTGAAACTATTGGGCTATCGGCCGGCCGACGTCCGGCCGGCGTTCACCTTCATCCATACCTACGGCTACATCGCCTTTTCGCCTCAGACCTCGGACGAGGTGGTGCAGGCCTGGCAACGGGCGCTGGACGGCATGAAGCGCGACGGCAGCTTCGCCGCCATCTACCGGCGCTGGCTGCCGGGCGAGCCGATTCCCGAGCTCCGCGCCGGGCCGCCGGGCAGCGGCTGA